One stretch of Streptomyces sp. NBC_01363 DNA includes these proteins:
- a CDS encoding FAD:protein FMN transferase has product MPDTTQGLRHVEHVMGTVFSFDIRDQPTPAIRRALVEAVHHLHQVDAVFSTYRPDSHISRLDRGEIRLEHCPPEVHEVLSLCAQAAHASDGWFSIIPARTLDPSGLVKGWATETASQLLYDAGAHHTCINGGGDLQLRGQAGPGTAWRIGIAHPLRPGELATVITASHDLAVATSGTAERGHHIVDPHTGRPADTFASLTLVGPRLTLTDTYATAAFARGNGAQGWVETLDGYEALAVLPDGQEWRTPGFSRYGS; this is encoded by the coding sequence ATGCCTGACACCACACAGGGTCTGCGCCACGTCGAGCACGTCATGGGCACCGTCTTCTCCTTCGACATCCGCGACCAGCCGACCCCCGCCATCCGCCGCGCCCTCGTCGAGGCTGTGCACCACCTCCACCAGGTCGATGCCGTGTTCTCCACCTACCGGCCCGACAGCCACATCAGCCGCCTCGACCGCGGCGAGATCCGACTGGAGCACTGCCCGCCCGAAGTCCACGAAGTCCTGTCCCTGTGCGCACAGGCCGCCCATGCCAGCGATGGCTGGTTCAGCATCATCCCCGCGAGAACCCTCGACCCCTCGGGGCTCGTCAAAGGCTGGGCCACCGAGACCGCATCCCAGCTCCTTTACGACGCGGGCGCGCACCACACGTGCATCAACGGCGGAGGTGACCTGCAGCTCCGCGGACAGGCGGGCCCGGGCACTGCGTGGCGCATCGGCATCGCCCACCCGCTACGCCCCGGTGAACTGGCCACCGTCATCACCGCCAGCCACGACCTGGCCGTCGCCACCTCCGGCACCGCCGAACGCGGCCATCACATCGTCGACCCGCACACCGGTAGACCTGCCGACACGTTCGCCTCCCTCACACTCGTCGGGCCCCGCCTGACGCTGACCGACACCTACGCCACCGCCGCGTTCGCCCGAGGCAACGGGGCACAGGGCTGGGTGGAAACACTGGACGGCTACGAAGCACTCGCGGTTCTGCCCGACGGCCAGGAATGGCGAACTCCAGGATTCAGCCGCTATGGGTCATGA
- a CDS encoding response regulator transcription factor: MDEPRTTSLLHRPDGDPVRILVVDDEPDVTDVLAGVVTGEGWQVRTAADGTTALETARDFRPDAVVLDWMLPDLDGLQVLRALRREMPKVCVLFLTARDAVEDRIAGITAGGDDYVTKPYSLEEVLARLRGLLRRAGMTAGPGVNLLTLGDLSMDEEAREVRRGGVTVELSRTEFELLRFLMRNPRRVLSKAQILDRVWAYDFGGRAHVVELYISYLRKKIDAGRAPMIHTVRGVGYVLKPDSP, encoded by the coding sequence ATGGACGAGCCGCGTACGACATCGCTTCTGCACCGCCCCGACGGAGATCCCGTACGGATTCTCGTCGTCGACGACGAACCCGACGTCACCGATGTCCTGGCCGGAGTCGTGACCGGCGAGGGCTGGCAGGTCCGCACCGCCGCCGACGGCACAACCGCACTCGAGACGGCCCGTGATTTCCGGCCTGACGCGGTGGTTCTGGACTGGATGCTGCCCGACCTGGACGGCCTCCAGGTCCTGCGGGCCCTCAGACGTGAGATGCCCAAGGTGTGTGTCCTGTTCCTGACCGCCCGCGACGCAGTCGAGGACCGCATCGCCGGGATCACGGCGGGCGGCGACGACTACGTCACCAAGCCCTACAGCCTGGAGGAAGTCCTAGCCCGGCTGCGCGGGCTGCTGCGACGGGCCGGAATGACCGCCGGGCCGGGCGTGAACCTGCTCACCCTTGGGGACCTCAGCATGGACGAGGAAGCCCGGGAGGTCCGGCGCGGCGGTGTCACCGTCGAGCTGTCCCGCACCGAGTTCGAACTCCTTCGCTTCCTCATGCGCAACCCGCGCCGGGTTCTGTCCAAGGCCCAGATCCTGGACCGGGTCTGGGCCTACGATTTCGGCGGACGCGCCCACGTCGTCGAGCTTTACATCAGCTACCTGCGCAAGAAGATCGACGCCGGACGGGCTCCGATGATCCACACGGTGCGCGGGGTCGGCTATGTGCTCAAGCCGGACTCGCCGTGA
- a CDS encoding FMN-binding protein: MRRAVLTTTGISALIVALLALKPHQLPALAGAAPRSPTASHTPADASPGTSTGTGTFTGDPIDTQYGTVQVAATLNQGKITSIKVLQAPDHRGRDQEIAAYALPRLTQEAIGAQSAHIDAVSGASYTSQGYIQSLQSALDQAHA, translated from the coding sequence ATGCGCCGAGCCGTCCTCACCACCACCGGGATCAGCGCCCTGATCGTCGCCCTGCTCGCCCTCAAACCCCACCAGCTCCCCGCCCTGGCCGGGGCGGCTCCCCGTTCCCCGACGGCCTCGCACACTCCCGCAGACGCCTCGCCGGGCACATCCACTGGGACGGGCACGTTCACCGGAGATCCCATCGACACCCAGTACGGAACCGTGCAGGTCGCCGCCACCCTCAACCAGGGCAAGATCACCTCGATCAAGGTCCTCCAGGCCCCCGACCACAGAGGCCGTGACCAGGAGATCGCAGCCTACGCCCTGCCCCGCCTCACCCAGGAGGCCATCGGAGCCCAGAGCGCGCACATCGACGCCGTCTCCGGCGCCAGCTACACCAGCCAGGGCTACATCCAGTCCCTCCAGAGCGCCCTGGACCAGGCCCATGCCTGA
- a CDS encoding ferredoxin reductase family protein, protein MTTTFTTTTYASRGMRHRRPRRSLVPFLVPLVIWAGAAGVLGLWWSDTNSVVGSAGWLTGAGRITGLLAGYACAVLLALMARMPLLDHTIGTDRLARWHAWGGRCTVSLALAHTLLIIWGYSLASHTNVVSQTSTLVLHYPDLLKGTAGFLLLVATGIMSARAARRRMSYETWHYLHFATYLAVFLTFGHQLSNGADFVGNRLAQAAWYTLFLGVAALVAWYRFAVPVRRGLRHRLRVAAVHPEAPGVVSVHLTGQHLDDLGGEPGQFLRWRFLTRGLWWTANPYSLSAPAHPGHLRITVKTAGGHSAALARLRPGTRVWAEGPYGAFTANRRTTPRVLLLAGGVGITPLRALFETLPGQVTLVYRARRAVDLALRGELDAIASRRRATVHYIVDEPAGHASPLTARVLSTLVPDLAAHDVYLCGPPGMTEAAIRALREAGVPARRIHHESFAF, encoded by the coding sequence ATGACCACCACGTTCACCACCACGACGTATGCGAGCCGCGGGATGCGCCACCGGCGCCCGCGCCGCAGCCTCGTCCCGTTCCTGGTGCCGCTGGTGATCTGGGCCGGCGCCGCCGGAGTGCTGGGCCTGTGGTGGAGCGACACGAACTCGGTGGTCGGCTCGGCGGGCTGGCTCACCGGCGCGGGACGTATCACCGGTCTCCTGGCCGGATACGCCTGCGCGGTCCTGCTGGCGCTCATGGCCCGGATGCCGCTCCTGGACCACACCATCGGCACCGACCGGCTCGCCCGCTGGCACGCCTGGGGAGGCCGCTGCACCGTGTCCCTCGCCCTTGCCCACACCCTGCTGATCATCTGGGGCTACTCGCTGGCCTCCCACACGAACGTGGTCAGCCAGACCTCCACACTCGTCCTTCACTACCCCGACCTGCTCAAGGGCACGGCCGGCTTCCTGCTGCTCGTGGCCACAGGGATTATGTCCGCCCGCGCTGCCCGCCGCAGGATGAGTTACGAGACGTGGCACTACCTGCACTTCGCGACCTACCTGGCAGTCTTCCTCACCTTCGGACACCAGCTCTCCAACGGAGCCGACTTCGTCGGCAACCGCCTCGCGCAGGCCGCCTGGTACACGCTGTTCCTCGGGGTCGCGGCCCTGGTCGCCTGGTACCGCTTCGCCGTCCCAGTCCGGCGAGGGCTGCGCCACCGCCTGCGCGTGGCCGCGGTCCACCCCGAAGCACCGGGCGTGGTCTCCGTCCACCTCACCGGCCAGCACCTCGACGACCTCGGGGGCGAGCCGGGGCAATTCCTGCGCTGGCGTTTCCTGACCCGCGGACTGTGGTGGACCGCGAACCCCTACTCCCTCTCGGCCCCCGCCCACCCCGGCCACCTGCGGATCACGGTCAAGACCGCCGGCGGGCACAGCGCCGCCCTCGCCCGCTTGAGGCCCGGCACCCGGGTGTGGGCCGAGGGACCCTACGGCGCCTTCACCGCGAACCGCCGGACCACCCCCAGGGTCCTGCTCCTGGCCGGCGGGGTCGGCATCACCCCCCTGCGTGCGCTGTTCGAGACGCTCCCGGGCCAGGTGACCCTCGTCTACCGGGCCCGCCGCGCCGTCGACCTCGCCCTGCGCGGTGAACTCGACGCGATAGCCTCCCGCCGACGGGCCACCGTGCACTACATCGTCGACGAACCGGCCGGACACGCCTCCCCCCTCACCGCCCGGGTCTTGAGCACCCTGGTCCCCGATCTGGCCGCGCACGACGTCTACCTCTGCGGCCCGCCCGGCATGACCGAGGCCGCGATCAGAGCCCTGCGCGAAGCCGGTGTCCCGGCCCGGCGCATCCACCACGAGTCCTTCGCGTTCTGA